Proteins from one Rhinolophus ferrumequinum isolate MPI-CBG mRhiFer1 chromosome 15 unlocalized genomic scaffold, mRhiFer1_v1.p scaffold_54_arrow_ctg1_1, whole genome shotgun sequence genomic window:
- the TMEM186 gene encoding transmembrane protein 186 gives MSPDSTPHLLGLAGSGTSARNFRVRPPCGKARWEEENPLPQCLGLAILTGPQIPEYNASTESCFGRACALSDPGGRWDSLTTAGSRTMAVLLRAVPRWPGPTVWGRPLYHLWYRSGQDPRRCVGSRSATSKERPLGTETEKFHMVYRLDAIRAFGYLSQLKVAQTALTVVALPPGFYWYSQGLMTLNSLCLVGGIAGFALTMLCWMSYFFRRLVGILYLNESGTVLRVAHLTFWGWRQDTYCPVADIIPLAETQDRPQELFVRIQQYSGKQTFYLTLRYGRIVDRERFTQVFGVLDTRN, from the exons ATGTCCCCAGATTCCACACCGCATCTACTAGGACTCGCTGGCTCCGGAACCTCGGCCCGGAACTTCCGGGTTCGGCCTCCGTGCGGCAAGGCACGCTGGGAGGAGGAGAATCCCCTCCCACAGTGCCTGGGACTAGCTATTCTCACTGGACCACAAATCCCAGAATACAATGCGTCCACTGAGTCCTGCTTCGGCCGAGCATGCGCTCTTAGCGATCCCGGGGGCAGGTGGGATTCGCTTACGACAGCTGGCAGCAGAACCATG GCTGTCCTGCTCCGAGCTGTGCCGCGGTGGCCAGGGCCAACCGTGTGGGGAAGGCCACTCTACCATCTGTGGTACCGCAGTGGGCAGGATCCTAGGAGGTGCGTGGGGAGCAGGTCGGCCACCTCGAAGGAGAGACCACTgggcacagagacagagaaattcCACATGGTCTACCGTTTGGATGCCATCAGAGCCTTTGGGTACTTGTCTCAGCTGAAGGTGGCACAGACGGCCCTGACGGTGGTGGCCCTGCCACCTGGCTTCTACTGGTACTCCCAGGGCCTCATGACTCTCAACTCCCTGTGCCTTGTGGGTGGGATAGCTGGCTTCGCCCTGACCATGCTGTGTTGGATGAGCTATTTCTTCCGGAGGCTGGTGGGTATCCTGTACCTGAACGAGTCAGGAACCGTGCTGCGGGTGGCCCACCTGACCTTTTGGGGCTGGCGGCAGGACACTTACTGCCCAGTGGCTGACATCATCCCCCTGGCAGAAACCCAGGACCGGCCTCAGGAGCTATTCGTGCGGATCCAGCAGTACAGTGGGAAGCAAACCTTCTATCTTACCCTGCGCTATGGACGCATCGTGGACAGAGAGCGTTTCACGCAGGTGTTTGGGGTGCTGGACACGCGCAACTGA